One window of the Klebsiella oxytoca genome contains the following:
- the ydgH gene encoding DUF1471 family protein YdgH: MKLKNSLLASALLATTALSAHAAKELTPEQAAALKPYDRVVVTGRFNAIGDAVQAVSRKADKEGAASFYVVDTSDFGSGGNLRVTADFYKENAPQADAPKNRIINGIMELPKDQAVELEPFDTVTVQGFFRSQPEVNDAITKAARTKGAASFFIVRQVDANQGGNQRITAYIYKADAKKRVLQSPDAIPADSEAGRAALAEGGEAAKKVEIPGVATTAAVGSGTGVGRFFETQSSKGGRYTVTLPDGTKVEEVNKITAAQMVPYDSIKFTGNYGNMTEISYQTAKRAAKKGAKYYHITRQWQERGGNITISADLYK; the protein is encoded by the coding sequence ATGAAGCTTAAGAACTCACTCCTCGCGTCTGCTCTTCTGGCTACCACCGCGTTGTCTGCCCATGCAGCTAAAGAGCTGACTCCGGAGCAGGCGGCAGCGCTGAAGCCCTACGATCGCGTGGTGGTCACCGGGCGTTTTAACGCCATTGGCGACGCGGTGCAGGCAGTTTCCCGTAAAGCAGACAAAGAAGGCGCGGCTTCCTTTTATGTTGTCGACACGTCTGATTTTGGCAGCGGCGGCAACTTGCGCGTAACGGCCGACTTTTATAAAGAAAACGCCCCGCAGGCAGACGCGCCGAAAAATCGTATTATCAACGGCATAATGGAATTACCGAAAGACCAGGCCGTTGAGCTGGAACCTTTCGATACCGTCACCGTCCAGGGTTTCTTCCGCAGCCAGCCGGAAGTTAACGACGCCATCACTAAAGCGGCAAGGACCAAGGGCGCAGCCTCTTTCTTTATCGTGCGCCAGGTTGATGCCAACCAGGGCGGCAACCAGCGAATCACCGCCTATATCTACAAAGCGGATGCCAAAAAACGCGTTCTGCAAAGCCCTGACGCTATACCTGCTGATTCAGAAGCCGGTCGCGCGGCGCTGGCTGAAGGCGGAGAAGCGGCCAAAAAAGTTGAAATTCCAGGGGTTGCGACCACTGCCGCTGTTGGATCCGGTACTGGCGTAGGTCGATTCTTCGAAACGCAATCGTCTAAAGGCGGACGTTACACTGTCACTCTTCCGGACGGCACAAAAGTTGAGGAAGTGAATAAAATCACCGCCGCGCAGATGGTTCCTTACGACAGCATCAAGTTTACCGGTAACTACGGTAACATGACGGAAATCTCCTACCAGACGGCTAAGCGCGCCGCTAAAAAAGGCGCGAAGTACTATCACATTACCCGTCAGTGGCAAGAGCGCGGTGGCAACATCACTATCAGCGCGGATCTGTATAAATAA
- a CDS encoding amino acid permease → MEKKLGLSALTALVLSSMLGAGVFSLPQNMAAVASPSALLIGWGITGVGILFLAFAMLLLTRIRPELDGGIFTYAREGFGELIGFCSAWGYWLCAVIANVSYLVIVFSALSFFTDTPELRLFGDGNTWQSIVGASVLLWIVHFLVLRGVQTAAGINLAATLAKLLPLGAFVALAAVAFRMETFRLDFSGLALGVPVWEQVKNTMLITLWVFIGVEGAVVVSARARHKRDVGRATLLAVLSALAVYLLVTLLSLGVVPRSELAEIRNPSMAGLMVKMMGSWGEIVIAAGLIISVCGAYLSWTIMAAEVPYLAATHKAFPRLFARTNKNNAPSSSLWLTNISVQASLVLIWLTGSDYNTLLTIASEMILVPYFLVGAFLLKIARKPLHKAVGVGACIYGLWLLYASGPVHLLLSVILYAPGLLVFLYARRTHQHDRPLKRRDLALIGFLLVAAVPATWMLVG, encoded by the coding sequence ATGGAAAAGAAATTGGGGCTTAGCGCCCTGACCGCGCTGGTACTCAGCTCAATGCTGGGTGCCGGTGTATTCAGTCTGCCGCAAAACATGGCCGCCGTCGCCAGCCCTTCCGCACTGCTTATCGGCTGGGGCATCACCGGCGTAGGGATCCTGTTCCTCGCCTTTGCCATGCTGCTGCTCACCCGTATTCGTCCGGAGCTCGACGGCGGTATTTTTACCTACGCCCGGGAAGGCTTCGGCGAGCTGATTGGTTTCTGCTCGGCCTGGGGCTACTGGCTGTGCGCGGTTATCGCCAATGTCTCCTATCTGGTGATCGTGTTCTCGGCGCTGAGTTTCTTTACCGATACCCCTGAGCTGCGCCTGTTTGGCGACGGTAACACCTGGCAATCCATCGTTGGCGCATCCGTGCTGTTGTGGATTGTGCACTTTCTGGTTTTGCGCGGCGTACAAACGGCGGCGGGTATCAACCTTGCAGCGACGCTTGCGAAGCTGCTGCCGCTTGGCGCGTTCGTCGCACTGGCCGCCGTTGCGTTTCGCATGGAGACATTCCGCCTGGATTTCAGCGGCCTGGCGCTGGGCGTGCCGGTATGGGAGCAGGTGAAAAACACCATGCTGATCACCCTATGGGTATTTATCGGCGTCGAGGGGGCGGTCGTTGTTTCCGCCCGCGCGCGCCATAAACGGGACGTAGGGCGCGCGACGCTGCTGGCGGTACTCTCTGCGCTGGCGGTCTATCTGCTGGTGACGCTGCTCTCTTTAGGCGTCGTCCCGCGAAGCGAACTGGCGGAAATACGAAACCCGTCAATGGCCGGGCTGATGGTCAAAATGATGGGTTCCTGGGGCGAAATCGTTATCGCCGCCGGGCTGATTATCTCCGTTTGCGGCGCATACCTGAGCTGGACGATTATGGCGGCCGAAGTACCTTATCTGGCCGCGACGCACAAAGCATTCCCCCGTCTGTTCGCGCGAACAAATAAAAACAATGCCCCTTCGTCTTCTCTATGGCTCACCAATATCAGCGTGCAGGCTTCACTGGTGCTGATCTGGCTTACCGGCTCAGATTACAACACGCTGCTGACCATCGCCTCGGAGATGATTCTGGTCCCGTACTTCCTGGTCGGCGCATTTCTGTTGAAAATTGCCCGGAAGCCGCTGCACAAGGCGGTAGGTGTCGGAGCCTGCATTTATGGCTTATGGTTATTATATGCTTCCGGCCCTGTGCATTTATTATTGTCAGTGATACTTTACGCTCCAGGTCTGCTGGTTTTTCTGTATGCCCGTCGTACACACCAGCACGACCGCCCGCTCAAACGCCGTGATCTGGCATTAATTGGTTTTTTGCTGGTTGCCGCCGTACCGGCAACGTGGATGTTGGTAGGGTAA
- the pntA gene encoding Re/Si-specific NAD(P)(+) transhydrogenase subunit alpha, with translation MRIGVPKERLALETRAAATPKTVEQLLKLGFSVAVESGAGKLASFDDEAFVEAGAEIVSGNDVWQSDVILKVNAPDDDEIQLLNPGTTLISFIWPAQNPQLMEKLAARNINVMAMDSVPRISRAQSLDALSSMANIAGYRAIVEAAHEFGRFFTGQITAAGKVPPAKVMVIGAGVAGLAAIGAANSLGAIVRAFDTRPEVKEQVQSMGAEFLELDFKEEAGSGDGYAKVMSEAFIKAEMALFAAQAKDVDIIVTTALIPGKPAPKLITREMVDSMKPGSVVVDLAAQNGGNCEYTVPGEVVTTSNGVKIIGYTDLPGRLPTQSSQLYGTNLVNLLKLLCKEKDGNVVIDFDDVVIRGVTVVREGEITWPAPPIQVSAQPQAAAKKVEAPKAEAKPSSPLRKYALMALAIILFGWLASVAPKEFLGHFTVFALSCVVGYYVVWNVSHALHTPLMSVTNAISGIIVVGALLQIGHGGWVSFLSFIAVLIASINIFGGFTVTQRMLKMFRKG, from the coding sequence ATGCGTATTGGTGTACCAAAAGAGAGACTAGCCCTGGAAACCCGGGCTGCTGCCACGCCGAAGACGGTGGAGCAGCTGCTGAAACTCGGGTTCAGCGTCGCGGTAGAGAGCGGTGCGGGTAAGCTGGCCAGTTTCGACGACGAAGCCTTCGTTGAGGCTGGAGCGGAGATCGTTAGCGGTAATGACGTATGGCAGTCTGATGTCATTCTGAAAGTCAACGCGCCCGATGACGATGAAATCCAGCTGCTTAACCCGGGCACGACCCTGATCAGTTTTATCTGGCCGGCGCAAAATCCGCAGCTGATGGAAAAGCTGGCGGCACGTAACATTAACGTGATGGCGATGGATTCGGTGCCTCGTATTTCGCGCGCCCAGTCGCTGGATGCGTTAAGTTCGATGGCTAACATCGCCGGCTATCGCGCGATCGTTGAGGCCGCACACGAATTCGGCCGCTTCTTTACCGGCCAGATCACCGCGGCAGGTAAAGTTCCACCGGCGAAGGTGATGGTTATTGGGGCTGGGGTTGCCGGTCTGGCGGCCATCGGCGCGGCGAACAGCCTCGGCGCGATCGTCCGCGCGTTCGACACCCGCCCGGAAGTTAAAGAACAGGTGCAGAGTATGGGCGCCGAGTTCCTTGAGCTTGACTTTAAAGAGGAAGCGGGCAGCGGCGACGGCTATGCCAAAGTCATGTCTGAAGCCTTCATCAAAGCCGAGATGGCGCTGTTCGCGGCGCAGGCTAAAGATGTCGATATTATCGTCACCACGGCTCTGATCCCGGGTAAACCGGCGCCGAAGCTGATTACTCGCGAAATGGTCGACTCCATGAAGCCTGGCAGCGTGGTGGTGGATCTGGCGGCGCAAAACGGCGGCAACTGTGAATACACCGTGCCGGGTGAGGTTGTCACCACCTCAAACGGCGTGAAGATTATCGGTTATACCGACCTGCCAGGTCGTCTGCCAACGCAGTCCTCGCAGCTGTATGGCACCAACCTGGTCAACCTGCTTAAACTGCTGTGCAAAGAGAAAGACGGCAATGTCGTTATCGATTTTGATGATGTCGTTATCCGCGGCGTTACCGTGGTTCGCGAAGGGGAAATCACCTGGCCCGCTCCACCCATTCAGGTTTCTGCTCAGCCGCAGGCGGCAGCGAAAAAGGTTGAAGCGCCAAAAGCAGAAGCGAAACCGAGCTCGCCGCTGCGCAAATATGCGCTGATGGCGCTGGCGATTATTCTGTTCGGCTGGCTGGCAAGCGTGGCGCCGAAAGAGTTCCTCGGCCACTTTACCGTCTTTGCGCTCTCCTGCGTGGTGGGCTACTACGTCGTATGGAACGTATCCCATGCGCTGCATACGCCGCTGATGTCGGTGACTAACGCTATTTCCGGCATTATCGTGGTAGGGGCATTGTTACAGATAGGTCACGGTGGCTGGGTTAGCTTCCTGAGCTTTATCGCGGTGCTGATCGCCAGCATTAATATTTTTGGTGGTTTCACCGTCACTCAGCGCATGCTGAAAATGTTCCGCAAAGGATAA
- the pntB gene encoding Re/Si-specific NAD(P)(+) transhydrogenase subunit beta, translating to MSGGLVTAAYIVAAILFIFSLAGLSKHETSQQGNYYGIAGMAIALVATILGPDSSNVAWILLAMVIGGAIGIRLAKKVEMTEMPELVAILHSFVGLAAVLVGFNSYLQHETGMEQILVNIHLTEVFLGIFIGAVTFTGSVVAFGKLCGKMSSKPLMLPNRHKLNLAALVVSFLLMIVFVRTDSIGMQVLCLLVMTVIALAFGWHLVASIGGADMPVVVSMLNSYSGWAAAAAGFMLSNDLLIVTGALVGSSGAILSYIMCKAMNRSFFSVIAGGFGSDGTASTGDEEVGEHREISAEETAEMLKSSQSVIITPGYGMAVAQAQYPVAEITERLRARGIKVRFGIHPVAGRLPGHMNVLLAEAKVPYDIVLEMDEINDDFSDTDTVLVIGANDTVNPAAQDDPGSPIAGMPVLEVWKAQNVIVFKRSMNTGYAGVQNPLFFKENTHMLFGDAKASVDAILKAL from the coding sequence ATGTCTGGTGGATTAGTTACAGCTGCATACATTGTTGCCGCGATTCTGTTTATTTTTAGCCTGGCGGGGCTTTCCAAACACGAGACCTCCCAGCAGGGCAACTACTACGGTATTGCCGGGATGGCGATTGCGCTGGTGGCGACCATTCTGGGGCCGGATAGCAGCAACGTCGCGTGGATCCTGCTGGCGATGGTGATCGGCGGCGCTATCGGTATTCGTCTGGCGAAGAAAGTTGAAATGACCGAGATGCCGGAGCTGGTGGCGATTCTGCACAGCTTCGTGGGTCTGGCGGCGGTGCTGGTTGGCTTTAACAGCTACCTGCAGCATGAAACCGGTATGGAACAGATTCTGGTCAATATTCATCTGACCGAAGTGTTCCTCGGCATCTTCATCGGTGCGGTCACCTTCACGGGTTCCGTGGTGGCGTTTGGTAAACTGTGCGGCAAAATGTCCTCTAAGCCGCTGATGCTGCCGAACCGCCACAAGCTGAACCTGGCGGCGCTGGTCGTATCCTTCCTGCTGATGATCGTGTTTGTTCGTACCGATAGCATCGGTATGCAGGTGCTTTGCCTGCTGGTGATGACCGTTATTGCCCTGGCGTTTGGCTGGCATCTGGTGGCCTCAATCGGCGGCGCGGATATGCCGGTCGTGGTATCAATGCTGAACTCCTATTCAGGTTGGGCGGCGGCGGCGGCGGGCTTTATGCTCAGCAACGATCTGTTGATCGTGACCGGTGCGCTGGTGGGTTCTTCCGGTGCGATTCTGTCCTACATCATGTGTAAGGCGATGAACCGTTCGTTCTTCAGCGTTATTGCCGGTGGTTTTGGTAGCGACGGTACGGCTTCCACGGGCGATGAAGAAGTTGGCGAGCATCGCGAAATCAGCGCTGAAGAAACCGCTGAAATGCTGAAAAGCTCTCAGTCGGTCATCATCACCCCGGGCTACGGCATGGCGGTTGCGCAGGCGCAGTATCCGGTCGCAGAAATCACTGAGAGACTGCGCGCGCGCGGCATCAAGGTGCGTTTCGGCATTCACCCGGTTGCCGGGCGTCTGCCGGGCCATATGAACGTCCTGCTGGCGGAGGCGAAAGTGCCTTATGACATCGTGCTGGAGATGGATGAGATCAACGATGATTTCTCCGATACCGACACCGTACTGGTCATCGGCGCTAATGATACCGTTAACCCGGCCGCACAGGACGATCCGGGCAGCCCGATCGCCGGTATGCCGGTACTGGAAGTGTGGAAAGCGCAGAACGTCATCGTATTCAAGCGTTCGATGAACACCGGTTATGCTGGTGTACAGAACCCGCTGTTCTTCAAAGAGAACACCCACATGCTGTTTGGCGATGCTAAAGCCAGCGTCGATGCTATTCTGAAAGCCTTATAA